One Kwoniella pini CBS 10737 chromosome 10, complete sequence genomic region harbors:
- a CDS encoding V-type ATPase, F subunit: MATTTTNPKDRTLLAVIGDEDSVTGLLLAGIGHVDQNQKNNFLIVDSKTQTSVIESAFQDFTERKDVAILLINQHVAEKIRPTVDRYQAAFPALLEIPSKEHPYDPAKDSVLKRVQKLRGD, from the exons ATGGCTACGACTACGACAAACCCAAAAGACAGGACATTACTGGCAGTGATAGGAgatgaa GATTCCGTTACAGGATTATTATTAGCTGGAATAGGTCATgtagatcaaaatcagaagAACAACTTTCTAATCGTTGATAGTA AAACCCAAACTAGTGTGATAGAATCCGCTTTTCAAGATTTTACAGAACGTAAAGATGTTGCTATTTTACTTATAAATCAACAT GTTGCCGAGAAAATACGGCCCACAGTAGATAGATATCAAGCTGCATTCCCTGCATTATTGGAAATCCCAAGTAAAGAACATCCCTACG ATCCGGCAAAAGATTCAGTACTCAAACGAGTTCAAAAGCTTCGAGGAGATTAA